Part of the Pelobates fuscus isolate aPelFus1 chromosome 12, aPelFus1.pri, whole genome shotgun sequence genome, ctataattctctatatacgaattacccgtctataacacaccccagtaacatcgtcttttacaaatagcggttacagtacggttagcataggtcaaagcacaagttaaggtcacaatacaattattagtggttatggtgttaaacatgcaatggacgacaatgattagtacttatatacagtgtcagtaaatatacagggttatggtaccgtgcactataatacagcaacacactattaacactctcgctagacggctgagctcgcgctatctaacaagatatacactttactaaaacaatcgttaacacatttacaattcccaactaaactattggccagtaccttgaatggactacctaaaactatatacacccgttttggttagccacactgcccaatcaccacatatatagcgagctagagaaccgaatttacacaggcgcctcttagtcgcactatcaaaagtctagtgggttccaaatttacacgccttcccacttagcccagataggatgagaactagcgaaccgaatttacacaggcgccgcttagtctcccggtccctccgacctagcgaacgtaatatacaccctagaacgctagtctagacaagacaccggtgtccggctagggctatttacaccagaaccccgcctgactaaccaaatcaaacggtctgactaaagagcgttcgatcgagcggtgcgccttcgctccttccctccgacagagggggcagatacacagattcaaaacccctttgggcctaccgcacaatcggtatacccctagtgggtcctgccgtctaaaacagcagttatcttacctcctcgttcctgaacctgagttcacactcatcgacggggacaccccagcacttctcacgtagaggccgatgatctcctggacaacggcccagtggcgccgagacgaagggaggtccacgcagaagttcaggggtgcagccgtagagaacgtgggcaaagatagaccgtctcacgcctctgcctctcagctaccgttgaacgatgagcttcccggccaatgcaccaaatgataccggagaaactgacggaagccaagcacagagagatggacacaggtttcttcaggaaggaagagattctttattggatcaccgatcgggactcagagggactaatgtcaccaaaatacagcaagttctgagccccggacaatagtgcaggctccttatataggcatataactcctcccatattaagctccacccgcacattctcttaaccaatcaacacaaataagaattaacttcctgtttgaccgcatggcttgtccagcacaatggaggagggggaatactatatcctgtattcttgcacatgctccgtacactactgatcgtatcttgcctcgtgcaaccaactgatcgatacgtcagcatatgcacgtacacatgccacgtggtaatctcggcctactaaatttatttttaccgagattccaccacagtttgttttttgtttttttgttgttttttttcaaatgtacaggttttatggtgttttggagagttacagggtcaatataacaCGCTacgtttttcagtttatacacattgaaagttGGCAAACAAACAATTCTACTTATCATCAAAtaacagataaatagatagatgtaCTTAACTTAGTACAACCAAAAAATAGCTTCCCTGAAGGcttttccctctaaagcctccaTTGAATCActgatttttcttattttatagcaTCTAGCTGTATCCCTATTGTTATCCATATCcacatattgaaatttgccagattggttatgttgcctttgagaccaaatgggagcccaggaatgagaattacccccatcatggcataccatttgcaaaagtagacaacccaacgcACCACAAATGGGGCGTGTTCAGTCCCCTCCAGCAGCCACCCAGTCACGAACACTGAGCAAAGccagcgttcatatttgtttgtgtgaaaacTGCAAAAAACGAATTTTAATGCTAATTCCGTCCAGTGCCTGCGACCAAGTGACCaccaatttattttgttttttttattgtacatcaCTCTgggatatgttggcgctttatgaatgccagtaataataataataataataatcataataaatcccactatAAACTAGTCACTACAGTAAGAAAGATAAGGCCACAAAGATAATAAGTGAATTGCTATTTTACATCATTCATTTACAGCTTGTCATCCTAAGCCAATTCATCAGAGCAATACCCAGATCATTGCAGGCAGCTAAAACACTTTTCAAAATCCTTGTATTCACTTTTACAAATAGGGGACTTAGGGATAAGTACTGTAAAATGGTTTTGGATAAAAACAAGACACcatggggcggagcctggctgtggagctgaaCAGACGCGTGCAGCACGAGCTCCCGCCTGAAACTCTATTTACCTCGATATAATCCTTGCTCCCCAGCTACAAAATCGACTAAAAACACAGCACCCACGAAGGGGAAGCAAGAGTGAACAGATCGAGACCACTCTTGAAAAGCTGAGCCACCGTTAACGCGGTCTGCAAAGTTGGGGCCTACTGCAGAAACGACTGACCTACACGGAGATAAGGGaaagggtgaggcggccgatcacccagcCCTGAATGCCGACATGAAAACTGCGAGGAACCATCCACtagccttcctccctccccccctgccggtgggggttatcccggcaccaACAGCTCACTCACCGTGGACACTCACGTCCCAGAGACTGCATGCATCAGGAGCCCCtggctccaaaatggcggatgccacgcGCCAGTCGGCAAACACAGGTACGGAAGGCGAATCGACATACAAACCGCTGTCAAAGCTAGACGAAATCTTTGCTGCCTTCTGGGCTAGGATCTCTGAGAGAGCGCATAACACTGCTACCACTATACGACCCAAGCCTACCTGCACGCCCCCGACAATGGCGGGCTCCAAATGCAAGAAGGATGCAACCGCCCTGAAGAAGGCGGTCTCCCTACCTTGGACCAGACAACAAAGCCCGGCTCAAAATCACCCAGCCGGATCCAGAGGCCTACCTAAGAGCCCACAGCTACACATACAGCGGCAGGGACGCGGTGCTAAACTGCCACGGCGAACCACTCAAAGCTTCTGACATCCACTGGAAGCCACTACCGTGGGCCGCCCACAATACCTTCCCAGGTTGAAGGCCACAGGGAATCAAATTCCgaggcaccgaccacaccgccggaggcctgcccgccgctggcggcggcagaacacccaGGCCTCACATGGCGCCCGACGAAGGGTCGACCCGGCCTCTATgagcaaccgagtcggtggaTCACGGGTGCAGGCCTTTGTGGAGACCTGGGGCCGGAGGGCGGCCGCCATCAACCcgcaccatgctgcagccttgaggAATCCCCAAGACGACGGTGCCGTACATTCCATTCTGTCGGCCCTACCCAGCAGCGGCATAGGCTAAACTAACCTCTTGGATTGACAGTCCGGTTGCCAACACGCACAACCGATGACTTTAGGGGTCCTGGCCCGGATGGCAGGCACAAAACCCCCTAGCTGGACTTCCACCCACGGAGACACGTAACACAAGGCTTAGGGGTATCGTCTAATGATTGTATTCAGCTAGTATATGACACCCATATGTATAACGACTTGCATTTATCTGCTGCCCTTACACCTGCCAATGTTGCTAATCCACTGTATTTTTATGCTGTATTGTTTAGCTTGCTGCCTATCTTGGTACCTGGTGCTGCATACACGGGACCTGGCCGACTACAGTCGACTTCGCCTGCATAACTGCTAATAAGCAAGTAGACCGTTTAGTATGGGGGTCAACTTGTTCACGATATGTTAGCCTATCCATAACGCCACCTATGCATGCGGGCCCTGGGATCAGAATTGCACTTACCCCGCTACTGTTTAATAGTCCACTCTCATAGCCTCGCTGCCTCAGCTCATGACACCACATTCTTGTTAAGCACCAACTAGTGGGTCTAAGCATATTATAACCCCATCTACCACATCTCAGCTTAGACTTGGCTAACCGCTGAAGTATAATCTTGTTTTACAAGTTCCTAAACATGCCATTATTCTACAAGCATGTCTAACCTTAAAGTACACTAGGGGTTAAAAACGTGGTCACTCTTAAACAGGCTAGTATTGTTTGGATGAATCTGCCTATTTCATAAAAACTGTTAAGCAACaactattttctttaatttaaccTAACTCATTATAGTTACCAAGCTTGTATCATtatactcagggccggccttaggggtgtgcgagctgtgcggccgcatagggcgccatggagcagggggcgccgtggatttaaaaaaaaaaaaaaaaaatattttttttttttttaaatttgcagcgggggcggagcttaccgtgcggcgggggcggagctaaaagcgccggaaaactgctgctggggaagcaggaaggagtccctgcttccccaccaaacagtcaccaggagctgcactgcctccacaatgaactccacaggtaactgtgactctctgcctgtgtttattactgtctgtgtgtgtatgactgtctgcctgtgtgtgtctgtgtgtatgactgtctgcctgtgtgtgtgtctgtgtatgactgtctgcctgtgtgtgtgtgtctgtgtatgactgtctgcctgtgtgtgtgtgtctgtgtatgactgtctgcctgtgtgtgtctgtgtgtgtgtgtatgactgtctgcctctgtgtgtgtctgtgtgtatgactgtctgcctctgtgtgtgtctgtgtgtattactgtctgcctctgtgtgtgtctgtgtgtattactgactgtctgcctgtgtgtgtctgtgtgtgtgactgtctgcctgtgtgtgtgtgtgtgtatatgactgtctgccactgtgtgtctgtgtgtattactgtctgcctctgtgtgtgtgtctgtgtgtatgactgtctgcctctgtgtgtatgactgtctgcctctgtgtgtatgactgtctgcctctgtgtgtatgactgtctacctctgtgtgtgtgattgtgtgtatgactgcctctgtgtgtatggctgtctgcctctgtgtgtatggctgtctgcctctgtgtgtatggctgtctgcctctgtgtgtatggctgtatggctgtctgcctgtgtgtgtctgtgtgtatgactgtctgcgtgtttgtctgtgtgtattactgtctgcctctgtgtgtgtctgtgtgtattactgtctgtgtctgtgtgtatgactgactgtctgcctgtgtgtgtctgtgtgtgtgtgtgtgagactgtctgcctttgtgtgtctgtgtgtgtgtgtatgactgtctgcctgtgtgtgtgtgtggatgtcttcctgtgtgtgtgtatggccgtctgactctgtgtgtgtgtgtgtgtcacatacaaccaatacacgcatatcacacactgttaatacacccattacaaatatcacacatagcatacatatcacacacagtcatcacacctactatcacatacacagacaacacaaacattacagcatacatggatgacgggggggggagaggggggggcgctgtgaagatttttcgcacagggcgtcaaaatgcctaaggccggccctgattatacTGTTCCCATGatgttttaaaatacaaaaaatatggcaATCTTTCTTCGGAATGCACTAAATGCCCTCTTGTTATCATTCACCTCTGTTACCCCACATTGcctcctttctttattctgtaccccataacgcatgtgccataataaaagaaagatttacaaaaaaaaaaaacaagacaccaTTTTTGCATTCTATCACCATTTTAGGAGGATGTATTGTATATAATGTTATCAGTTTACAAATGTCCATAACAGGATATATGACCACGTTTATCTGTTTTCGTCAGACAGGCTGTATTTGTCAAATTATGTTTGTGTCTATGCCAGTATTTGAGACCCTCTGTAACATATATCAAAATAACAGATACTGTGTGTAACACATACAATGCTTCATCATGATtcttgtaaagaaaaaaataaatgtaaaattaaaattacGTAAATTTGAGCTCTATAAAACTTTAAATACTGGTAAACGATAATTTAAACCTCAACATGTTCTTCAGCCAATGCTATAACTATGCATCAGTTTCAAATAAATGCTGCGGTtagattttttaaaacaataggGCTTTCTAGTGGAGAGTTCAATCTGTCTAATTCTAAAAGTTACTGTAGGACCTAGCTGTATTCCAGATATACTGCACAACAAACCTATACCTGTGAAATAGACAAAAAAGTAGCTCACAATGTTCTCTCCCGTTCTTGTAAAATGTCCTTATTTTATACTAAcgtaatgctgtttttttttttctgtcaaagGATTTTTTACCATTGGAATATCTTcagtaaaaagaaagaaagaaaactatCTATTGAACACAATCCACTCCATTTTCAATCACTCAAGTCCAGAAGAGCTTGACCAGCTATTAGTTGTGGTCTACTTGGCAAATACCAAATACACTCTGAATAAAAAAACATCAGACGAGCTTCACCTTCGTTTCCATACAGACATTGATGCCGGACGTTTGATCGTGATCAGCAGCCTACCCAATGCGTATCCTACATTAGAAGGCCTCAAAAGAAATTATAACGACTCGCCCGAGAGAGTCAAATTCCGCTCTAAACAAAACATAGACTATGCCTTCTTAGTGAATTTTTGTGCCAACCTGTCAAACTATTATATCATGTTGGAAGATGACGTGACATGCTCTAAAAACTTCCTCACGTCAATTAAAGGCCATGTTGACGCCCAAAAGGCTTCATGGACTACAATAACATTTTCAAATCTGGGGTACATTGGGAAACTGTATCACAATGCAGATCTCTCAAAACTTGCTCGATTCCTGTTGCTGTTCTATGATGAAATGCCTTGTGATTGGCTTTTGGATCTTTTCTTTAAATCCAAAGCTCAGAAGGAAATTCTACGGGCCAAGCCATCTCTCTTCCAGCATATGGGCATGTTCTCCTCCTTTCAAAGCAACAGGAACAATTTAAAAGACATCGACTTTGTGGAAGTCTATGAAAAATATGGAGATAACCCGTCTGCATCTTGCTTCACCAATATGGAGTCTTATTTAGAAAACCAGGCAGAGAATGTTTGTTACCCGGGACCAAGCTTCTTTTggggaaaaaatgtaaaaaagggaGACTATTTCACCATGATTTTCCAGGACACAGTAAATATAGAAATAATCCATGTTCTTACTGGGTCTCCCGATCATCCAGGAGACATACTCCAAACTGGTTTCTTAGAACTGGGGAGTggaaaaacaaaagacaaaggtGGGGAGAGCTGCAAAGTCTTCAGAAAAATAGGAGAATTTATCAACGGAGAGGTTTTGGttaagatggaaaaagatgacaAGAGTGACTGTCTCCGGATTTATGTATCTGCTTCCCAAAACCAATGGCTCATAATACAAAAAGTTGGGATTTGGCTCAAAAAGAGATAAGAGACAAATGTTGTTAGCACTAAACTAATTAGATTGCTTACCCCATTGGC contains:
- the LOC134578871 gene encoding alpha-1,3-mannosyl-glycoprotein 4-beta-N-acetylglucosaminyltransferase C-like, with the translated sequence MLRCTVWRFLFAVLAVISVTVIITRKDLTETYCEKFDDPKSYFHIPQIQHKSPRPFDVNEDAMETLNIPYMYFLGSQPRAKRFFTIGISSVKRKKENYLLNTIHSIFNHSSPEELDQLLVVVYLANTKYTLNKKTSDELHLRFHTDIDAGRLIVISSLPNAYPTLEGLKRNYNDSPERVKFRSKQNIDYAFLVNFCANLSNYYIMLEDDVTCSKNFLTSIKGHVDAQKASWTTITFSNLGYIGKLYHNADLSKLARFLLLFYDEMPCDWLLDLFFKSKAQKEILRAKPSLFQHMGMFSSFQSNRNNLKDIDFVEVYEKYGDNPSASCFTNMESYLENQAENVCYPGPSFFWGKNVKKGDYFTMIFQDTVNIEIIHVLTGSPDHPGDILQTGFLELGSGKTKDKGGESCKVFRKIGEFINGEVLVKMEKDDKSDCLRIYVSASQNQWLIIQKVGIWLKKR